In Alosa sapidissima isolate fAloSap1 chromosome 5, fAloSap1.pri, whole genome shotgun sequence, the genomic stretch CACCCTCCCTTGTCTTGAGAATCTGCTCCAATGATCATCAGGATGTCAGAGGTATCTGTGACCAAAGGCTTGCCAGATTCTTCTCTATTCATTTGTTGATAAATGGTTGAGAGTCATTGGATATGCATGACATGCAAGCTTATTATCATGCTCTATGCGACTACTGATGGCACCCTTCACTTCACTCATTAAAACGGCCTTAACATTCCTGATGTTCGCAGTCCTAGCCGCCAGTAATTGTGAAATATTTCAATCCACTCACATCAACTCTCCATGGGCCCTAATGTTTTTGgcgggcaaagtgcaaagtctgaaAGCAAGTAAAGTTCTCGTGCTTGAAATACAGCTAGTAAGTAAGGAAATAAGTAAGTAATTTtaatttctatagcacatttacaTCCAAAGTGTTTCGCaataaaagaaagacagagtttAAAAGATGATTCCAACCCCAACTACAACTGACATttccagacaaaaaaaaacaaaacaaaacgtacctccagacagaaacagacataATACAAACAGGATCGCCTGGCATATGGGACTATTGAGCTGAATCAGTGTTTACACTTCAGTGCCTCACCCATGATGTCAAACTAGCTGATTAACTAGCTAACTAACTGATTTTGTGTAGACGTTTATTTAGACTTGTTAAGACTGtgcactttgcccatcattCAAATGAGGGCCCCATATGTTTCTGATGTATGATGCTACACAGGTGTTGTGAAAGCGGCCTTATTTGTTCCTTTGATCCTCATTATTCTCCCTGATGAGCATGATGATGCAACCCTTTCTCAATCAAAACTCAATCAGAATGCAACTCGTTTTTACTTtcccatctcttctctcccagCTGAGCCAAACACATTATTTCGGAGCAACTCCTTGGCATCCAAGTCCATGGAGTCCTTTTTAAAGGTTGGTATTATTCATCACGATCAAGTGTGTTTTTCAGAGCTGGTTTTACTTGGCTGAGCTCACGGGTGGCTCATAATTCTCCTTGCTTGCTTCTCATAGGTAGCAGGCATGCAGTATTTGCACAGACTCCTGGGCCCCACTATAAACAGGATTTTTGAGGAGAAGAAATATGTGGAGCTCGACCCCAACAAAGTGGAACTAAGGGAAGCTGGGTAGGAGTGGGACTCTCAGTCGTGCATGCGGCATAATTGAATATTGCATGCggctgtttatgtttttgtactTCTTGAGGTTTTTGTCAAAGTTTGCGAAGTTCTGGTGCTGAAGAGCAAAAACATTAAAGGAGGAATTGGGTGTTTTTCATCTTTCTAGGGCAGATAGCTGGCACTGAAAGCTTTGTTACTAAGAAACGTGTCAGTCTTTGGCAGCTGCTCAGTGGTATTGTTTGCAGTCTCAAACTCCCTCCAAACAGTGCCAAAATAACAGACATATACTATCAGTTTGGAGTGTATATTTTGAATGAGCAGCATTTTTTGGGAGCAGGGCATTGGGATTGTTATGGGCTTTAAATGGATGTGTCATTGAACCTCATTCAGTTCCATTAAGAACCTGCTAATGTGTCTTAAGATTCTCAGCAGTGCAGTTATCCGCTCCATTAAACCATGAATGACTGTAGATTATGGGGGGTTACTGTATAGATTGAGAACACTGACCTGCTGATGTAATGCAGTGGGATTAAATGTGGGACTAAAATCCAACTTTTTATAATTTATAGTTATGGCGTAGGATATTTCTCTGAAAAGAAACTTgactaatgtgtttgtgtgtgtgtgtgtgcttgaaatgtgtgtgtgtgtgtgtgtgtttttgcatctACATGTATGCATTTTACAGGTGCACAGGGCTTCACCGAACGCAGACTGAGGCTGATATTATCCAGCAGAGCACCACACACCTGCAGTCCTACCTCTCGGAGCTCCTGAACGCCATCTTACAGTCAGCCACATACTGTCCCCTGGTCCTTTGCCAGGTTTTCAGGCAGCTTTACCAGCGTGTGCAAGCTCGCTTCCCTGACCCAGAGTACAGGGTGAGGAGCTCTTTACCCGACAGCTCAGATTTCATTTCAGCTGAAATAATGGAATATATGCTCTGTATGCCTAGTTATGACACTATAAAACTGTAATGTATCACTTTAATGATATAATATATAACACCATGTGATATAGTactataataataaaacaaaggtCTTGTGTAAACCACAGTGTTTTTGTCGTGCCACCATAAAGAGTGTCACATTTAAAAATAACATCCTTTGACACGCGCTTGTGAGCTTCCTGCTTTGAGCTCTTGGTGTGTCTGCGTTTGCAGAAGGTGAAGTTCATCGCTGTGACGAGCTTCCTGTGTCTGCGCTTCATCTCGCCGGCCATCATGTCACCGAAGCTCTTCCACCTCCGGGACAAGCACGCCGACGCTCGGACCAGCCGCACCCTCCTGCTCCTGGCCAAAGTAGCCACTTCTCCTACATTCATCCTTTTATTACAATAGTCATTTACCGGACAGTTTGATTTTGGCATGTAGTATTTTAATTTTGCAGTAAAGTTGCAGTAGTACACAGTtttagcagtagtagtagtagtctagTTTTTCTTCCTCTTAAATGTACCTTCTCAAATCAGACAAACTCTCAGAgcccacagaaaaaaaacacttcttctttttttcatttcccTGCTGCACAGGCCATTCAGATGATTGCGAACCTGGACACCCTGGCCTGCTGCTCCAAAGAGCCGTGGATGAACCCCCTGCAGCCAACGGTCCAGCAGGGCATTGCCCAGCTCAAGGACTTCATCACCAGGCTAGTCAGCTATGATGATGCTGAGGGTGAGTCACAGGCTCCGCACCGGAACGGCTTTATGATATATCACATCAGGCCTCTGATTggcgtgtgtacatgtctgaCACGCCTCGTTCGCTCAGTAAATATTTAACTTTCGTCAACCTCAGCAGCCGCTCTGGAAAGGTGGGAAAAATAAAGCTGCTCACAGCAGCTGGTGGTGATTCGGTTGTTTGTGGGTGTTTCAGACCTTGGTCTGCAGGAGAGGATGAGTCTCCAGTGCGGcaccatggagaaggagggctACCTGCTGCTGCACAGGACCAAAGACAAGTGCATGCCCATGACGTCGCCTTTCAAGAAATACTTTGTGACGCTCAGCAAAGACACCCTGTCTTACGCCAGGACCCAGCACTCCAAGGTGGCCATGTGGTTGAAAAGATGCACCAAAACTCACTGAACTCCCTGCACAAATATACAATTTGATCTTAcatataaaatattaaaatgcaTCTCCATTCATATTTATGTAATTATACTGTATAATCTGTTCCCGAAAATATCCAAAAACGTCTCATAATTATGTTCATTCTTGTATGTGGGTCAGCACTAAGATATTTATAAGGCAATGCTGCAACAATATTATCATATAACACAAACGTTGGAGCCTAATTTGTCACTGAAGACCTCCTTCTCTCCTGTTTGGATGGTGCAGAAGAGCTCGTTCATCTCTCTGCCCAAGATCAGAGCTGTGGAgaaggtggaggagaagagCTTCGGGAGCGCCAATGTCATGCAGATCATCTCCTCAGATGACACTGGCCAGCTGGAGACTCTCTACCTGGACTGCAAAGTGAGATACACCATCAACAATTAAGGAGCAAGAAGATTGATGCTGTTATAGACCCTGTTgtaaatctctctttctctctctctctctctgcctctctctctccttctagagtgtgaatgaactgaatcaCTGGCTCTCTGCCTTGAGGAAAGCCTGCAGTCACAACACGGACACTATGAGTTCTTACCACCCTGGGGTCTACAAGGCAGACAGATGGAGCTGCTGCCACCAAAAGGACAAAGCTGGTACTACAATTTGGATAATACAATGCTGATGCTGCTTTCTCAGAACTATTGATTTGTCCTTCTCAGTTCaccccctctgtctttctcacacacacacacacacacacacacacacacacacacacacacacacacacacacacacacacacacacacacacacttgcctggACACGTCTACCTAGATATCTtttcagggagatactagtctgAAACACCATAGTTCACTAACGTTTCCATTGGTTGGCAGATTACAGTTTCGAAATGGAAAGTGTAAacgcctgcaaacatcaaaaattacagtcggaagaatgtgtacatttatttacagcaaaagtaggcccacatacattgtttcctgactgccaatACTGTTtagtgtcagtttgtaaagtttaggcaaagTAGGAAGTAATGTTATGAATCCCTGaataatgtgattggttaggctggaccaatgattttaaaGTTAGGTCCTGATGCAAGTGTTTGAAAGGAATCCCTATCGTGAGTGACCACACTCTATTCACTTCAAGAATGAGTTTTGTTTaccaggctacacacacacacacacacacacacacacacacacacacacacacacacacacagagagagagagagagcgagagagatacaacttgtatgcatacacacatatagtatATGTATGAGAAGGCAGGTTTGTGAGGGTTATAAGTGAAGATGAAATGACTGCTGTTATCAGAGAATACATTATAAATGTCATAATATAAATGAAATGTGAATGTCTTTACAGACACAGGttgtgacaaaacaaaacacggAGTCACACTACAGGAGTGGTACGACCCTTTGGATCCAGATTTGGAGTCTCAGCTTATTTACAGACATCTGCTTGGGGTTCAACAAGTCATGAAGTAAGGCACAAGTTTTGTCCTCATGGAAATATTATTAGTCATTTACATGTAACATGTAATTCATGTTGCACTGTAtctgcattttgtttttgtctctcaGGGAAAAATATTTAGAACTAAATAAGTTACATGAAAATGAAGAGGAGCAACCTGAAAAAGGTAAACtataaaaaatattccactatgtATGTCATGACATCCCATGTGAacaactgtatgtgtttgttactACAATATtgccactgcacatttttctgatgtcatctggTTGCTGagtcacattcaaatgagttaacggtcatattcaaaattaaaagaccactgcaaatttgaacatgaccgtcaactcattcgaatgtcactgagcaactgtaggatgacatcagaaaatgtTGGTCtgagtggtctcttcattttttccagagctgtatttcATGATTTGCAAAGAGGGCCGTTGTTGGACATGATCATCTTGCTCTCTGTTTCAGGCCAGAAGAAAACAGATGGAGTAATGCGATTCTTCAGTGTTCTTCAGGACCTACATAACTCACATTtggcagtggaggaggaggaacgcTCAAAGAATAAGAATAATTTCCTTTTAGAATTGCAGACATAAGAAAGACCCCACACTGCAGAGATGCATTCATACACAGGGCAGACCTCACCTAATCTTCACAATACTTCTAAAAGGGGCATGTAGCTtcattttgaaggtgcattttgacataatGGTATCGTGGTTTGGTTGCAGGCAGAGTAAGTTATTATCAGTTTTAATCTGATGCTAATAATGTTATGCTTCATCATCTCCATGTAATCACCAAAAGAGTGTTTGAAATACTATATGCAGGATCCCTTTAATAGAAGCAGCAGTGTTGGTACTTGGTGCATTAAGCAGTATTTATGAAGGATAATGTTTTGTTTCGTTATAAAGACTAAGGTGTAGAGCACATTAATAATATCCAGTGCAATCGCCAGTTTAAATTGCCAATTagaaaaaagtttatttttatAGTTACGTTATTTGATGGCAGCtcttattttcatttttattccaTTATCACATGAGGCTAATTCTTTCTATGGAAGATGTAGATGTTATCATTTTTacttgtgtataaatgtgtctCAAGTAAGTTTGTAGATGTCTTATGTTGTGTCTTAGTTTTTGtgtttcaatttaatttaattgtatcatttgttatttttatatttattatgcTAAAAGCATTGTCCAAGTAAACATTTGATTCTTTGACATGTTTGCCATTAAACACTGATGTTTACAGATTGTGGAAGCAATGAATAACAGTCATTTTGTTGTGTTATTCTGTGTAGATAATGTCCGCAGCTTAAGTATTATCATAGTATTGATGATACCAACAACATGTTGATGATTCTTGGACTGACCAGAGACCTTTAAACGTTTTGAAAGATGTACTCAACCCATTGTCTTTGTCATTCTCTGTGACAAGTctgttttctgttcttttttatGTCCAAATATTATATGTATAAAGATTTGTATTGTGGACTTCTTAATAGTAAACAGTGTGAGCATTTTCTATCATTGATTTGTCATATGGCTGTataatactgaaaacaataaaaaaaagtagTTTGGTGCATGTGGAGAGTTCTTTCTTCATCCTGTCACTAGGTGTCGCTGTAGCTTT encodes the following:
- the rasa4 gene encoding ras GTPase-activating protein 4 isoform X2; the protein is MAKRSTLFIRIVEGKNLPIKDITGSSDPYCIVRIDNEAIIRTATIWKTLSPFWGEEYNVHLPPSFHTVSFYVLDEDSLSRDDVIGKVSISKEALAAKPQGVDGWLNLTEIDPDEEVQGEIHLHISVIGNRDIPTRLRCQVMEARDLAKKDRNGASDPFVRVRYNGKTHESAVVKKTRYPRWNESFEFELEDATADSPLSVEVWDWDLVSRNDFLGKVLFNINRLQSAQQEEGWFRLGPDKPKHSQHEGTLGSLRLQLRLRDETVLPSSHYQPLTELLCQSVGSHVNGNWPDLIMLIDETTTAESRQEVANNLVKLFLGQGLLKEFLDVLFKLELDKTTEPNTLFRSNSLASKSMESFLKVAGMQYLHRLLGPTINRIFEEKKYVELDPNKVELRCTGLHRTQTEADIIQQSTTHLQSYLSELLNAILQSATYCPLVLCQVFRQLYQRVQARFPDPEYRKVKFIAVTSFLCLRFISPAIMSPKLFHLRDKHADARTSRTLLLLAKAIQMIANLDTLACCSKEPWMNPLQPTVQQGIAQLKDFITRLVSYDDAEDLGLQERMSLQCGTMEKEGYLLLHRTKDKCMPMTSPFKKYFVTLSKDTLSYARTQHSKKSSFISLPKIRAVEKVEEKSFGSANVMQIISSDDTGQLETLYLDCKSVNELNHWLSALRKACSHNTDTMSSYHPGVYKADRWSCCHQKDKADTGCDKTKHGVTLQEWYDPLDPDLESQLIYRHLLGVQQVMKEKYLELNKLHENEEEQPEKGQKKTDGVMRFFSVLQDLHNSHLAVEEEERSKNKNNFLLELQT
- the rasa4 gene encoding ras GTPase-activating protein 4 isoform X1, with product MAKRSTLFIRIVEGKNLPIKDITGSSDPYCIVRIDNEAIIRTATIWKTLSPFWGEEYNVHLPPSFHTVSFYVLDEDSLSRDDVIGKVSISKEALAAKPQGVDGWLNLTEIDPDEEVQGEIHLHISVIGNRDIPTRLRCQVMEARDLAKKDRNGASDPFVRVRYNGKTHESAVVKKTRYPRWNESFEFELEDATADSPLSVEVWDWDLVSRNDFLGKVLFNINRLQSAQQEEGWFRLGPDKPKHSQHEGTLGSLRLQLRLRDETVLPSSHYQPLTELLCQSVGSHVNGNWPDLIMLIDETTTAESRQEVANNLVKLFLGQGLLKEFLDVLFKLELDKTTEPNTLFRSNSLASKSMESFLKVAGMQYLHRLLGPTINRIFEEKKYVELDPNKVELREAGCTGLHRTQTEADIIQQSTTHLQSYLSELLNAILQSATYCPLVLCQVFRQLYQRVQARFPDPEYRKVKFIAVTSFLCLRFISPAIMSPKLFHLRDKHADARTSRTLLLLAKAIQMIANLDTLACCSKEPWMNPLQPTVQQGIAQLKDFITRLVSYDDAEDLGLQERMSLQCGTMEKEGYLLLHRTKDKCMPMTSPFKKYFVTLSKDTLSYARTQHSKKSSFISLPKIRAVEKVEEKSFGSANVMQIISSDDTGQLETLYLDCKSVNELNHWLSALRKACSHNTDTMSSYHPGVYKADRWSCCHQKDKADTGCDKTKHGVTLQEWYDPLDPDLESQLIYRHLLGVQQVMKEKYLELNKLHENEEEQPEKGQKKTDGVMRFFSVLQDLHNSHLAVEEEERSKNKNNFLLELQT